One genomic region from Cyanobium usitatum str. Tous encodes:
- a CDS encoding molybdopterin oxidoreductase family protein: MAASPPGSVRSQCPYCGVGCGLELLPPAAKNQPTRRDADGLPLWGTRGDRRHPSSLGQVCIKGATVCDTLRHGRLSQPLARASLDEPFQPISWDQAIDRIVARIRSSLASKGPGAIAMYGSGQFHIEDYYVAQKLLKGAIGTNNFDANSRLCMSSAVAGYARSLGSDGPPCCYEDLDHCAVAFLIGTNTAECHPVLFQRLLKRKRRQPGSVTIVVVDPRQTATSDAADLHLAIRPGTDLVLMHGLAYLMVQALTIDVEFIEESTEGFAAYAELQQAWTPERVSRLCGIPEAALRQLAQLWGQAPSVLSLWSMGLNQSVEGTAKVAGLINLHLLTGQIGKVGAGPFSLTGQPNAMGGREAGGLAHLLPGYRTVVDPSHRAVVEAAWRFEAGAIDPAPGLDAWRQVEAMESGALDLWWVAATNPLVSMPNLERVKAAVSRCPLVVLSDAYADTETAQYAHLLLPAAQWSEKPGVMVNSERRVTLCPAFRPPPGEARPDWQVFAEVGRRLGFVESFSYGSAAEVYAELTALTAGRLCDHSGLSHALLASEGPQQWPFPCGSAPSQEPRRLYTDHHFPTASGRARFIAEQPMGLAEPPSDGYPLVLTVGRYLGQWHTMTRTAKVPRLNALHPEPLLEIHPEDAGPLGLEDGSMAEIRSLRGTITARATVTERIRPGTVFLPMHWGFMQEQACEANALLHEQACPISRQPELKAAAVAVARVQEVAPVGANSSTSAAGRL; encoded by the coding sequence ATGGCTGCTTCCCCACCAGGCTCGGTGCGCTCCCAGTGCCCCTACTGCGGCGTGGGCTGTGGCCTGGAGTTGCTTCCCCCTGCTGCCAAAAATCAGCCCACCCGGCGCGACGCCGACGGCCTTCCCCTCTGGGGCACCCGGGGGGATCGGCGCCATCCCTCCAGCCTTGGGCAGGTGTGCATCAAGGGGGCCACGGTGTGCGACACCCTGCGCCACGGACGGCTCAGCCAGCCGCTGGCTCGCGCCAGCCTGGATGAGCCCTTCCAGCCGATCAGCTGGGATCAGGCCATCGATCGCATCGTGGCCAGGATCCGCAGCTCCCTGGCCAGCAAGGGCCCCGGTGCGATCGCCATGTATGGCTCCGGCCAGTTTCACATCGAGGACTACTACGTCGCCCAGAAGTTGCTCAAGGGGGCGATCGGCACCAACAACTTCGATGCCAACTCGCGCCTGTGCATGAGTTCGGCAGTGGCGGGCTATGCCCGCAGCCTCGGCTCCGATGGCCCCCCCTGCTGCTACGAGGATCTCGACCACTGCGCCGTGGCCTTCCTGATCGGCACCAACACGGCGGAGTGCCATCCGGTGCTGTTTCAGCGGCTGCTGAAGCGCAAACGGCGCCAGCCCGGCAGCGTCACGATCGTAGTGGTGGATCCCAGGCAGACGGCCACCAGCGACGCGGCCGACCTGCACCTGGCGATTCGCCCCGGCACCGACCTGGTGCTGATGCACGGCCTGGCCTATCTGATGGTGCAGGCGCTCACGATCGACGTGGAGTTCATCGAGGAGTCCACCGAAGGTTTCGCCGCCTATGCCGAACTCCAGCAGGCCTGGACCCCCGAGCGGGTCAGCCGGCTGTGCGGCATCCCTGAGGCGGCCCTGCGGCAGCTGGCCCAGCTCTGGGGCCAGGCCCCCAGCGTGCTCAGCCTCTGGTCGATGGGCCTCAACCAGAGCGTGGAGGGCACCGCCAAGGTGGCGGGCCTGATCAACCTGCACCTGCTCACCGGCCAGATCGGCAAGGTGGGAGCGGGGCCCTTCTCCCTCACCGGCCAGCCCAATGCCATGGGCGGCCGCGAAGCCGGTGGGCTGGCCCACCTGCTGCCGGGCTATCGCACGGTGGTGGATCCCTCCCACCGGGCCGTGGTGGAGGCGGCCTGGCGGTTCGAGGCCGGCGCGATCGATCCCGCGCCTGGCCTCGACGCCTGGCGGCAGGTGGAGGCGATGGAATCCGGTGCCCTTGATCTCTGGTGGGTGGCCGCCACCAATCCCCTGGTGAGCATGCCGAACCTGGAGCGGGTCAAGGCCGCCGTGAGCCGCTGCCCGTTGGTGGTGCTCAGTGATGCCTATGCCGACACCGAGACCGCCCAGTACGCCCACCTGCTGCTGCCTGCGGCCCAGTGGAGTGAAAAGCCCGGGGTGATGGTGAATTCAGAGCGGCGGGTCACCCTGTGTCCGGCCTTTCGGCCGCCCCCCGGCGAGGCCCGCCCCGACTGGCAGGTGTTCGCGGAGGTGGGCCGCAGGCTGGGCTTCGTTGAGTCCTTCAGCTACGGCTCCGCGGCGGAGGTCTACGCCGAGCTGACCGCCCTCACCGCCGGTCGGCTCTGCGATCACTCCGGTCTCAGCCATGCCCTGCTGGCCAGCGAGGGTCCCCAGCAGTGGCCCTTCCCCTGCGGCTCAGCTCCCAGCCAAGAGCCCCGGCGCCTGTACACCGACCACCACTTCCCTACCGCCAGTGGTCGGGCCCGCTTCATCGCCGAGCAGCCCATGGGCCTGGCGGAGCCTCCCAGCGACGGGTATCCACTGGTGCTCACGGTGGGCCGTTACTTGGGCCAGTGGCACACCATGACGCGCACCGCCAAGGTGCCTCGCCTCAACGCCCTGCATCCTGAGCCCTTGCTCGAGATTCACCCCGAGGATGCCGGCCCCCTCGGCCTGGAGGATGGCTCCATGGCCGAGATCCGCTCCCTGCGTGGCACGATCACGGCCCGGGCGACGGTGACCGAGCGCATCCGACCGGGCACCGTGTTTCTGCCGATGCACTGGGGCTTCATGCAGGAGCAGGCCTGTGAGGCCAACGCCCTGCTGCACGAGCAGGCCTGCCCGATCTCCAGGCAGCCCGAACTCAAGGCCGCCGCCGTGGCCGTCGCCAGGGTTCAGGAGGTGGCCCCGGTCGGGGCAAACAGCTCCACCAGCGCCGCTGGCAGGTTGTGA
- a CDS encoding nitrate reductase associated protein, translating to MLPEGSHPCSHCFGFERDFVGNWRCIPLCLRRKLDLCGVKLRLNHWLALTESQRDQLVLWRDGPDDLAALAAELRQSTAAMADGGVTSLPIPREAPWQHPGEPPAEVSSSAAELGYGLGPDQWNGLSELERFALCKLARPGHDHHNLPAALVELFAPTGATS from the coding sequence ATGCTTCCTGAAGGCTCCCATCCTTGCTCCCACTGCTTCGGCTTCGAGCGCGACTTCGTCGGGAACTGGCGCTGCATTCCCCTCTGCCTACGCCGCAAGCTCGATCTCTGCGGTGTGAAACTGCGGCTCAACCACTGGCTGGCCCTCACGGAAAGCCAGCGGGATCAGCTCGTGCTCTGGCGTGACGGCCCCGACGACCTGGCGGCCCTGGCGGCCGAGCTGCGCCAGAGCACGGCGGCCATGGCGGACGGCGGGGTCACCTCCCTGCCCATCCCCCGCGAAGCCCCCTGGCAACACCCTGGAGAGCCCCCCGCTGAGGTGAGCAGCTCAGCCGCAGAGCTGGGCTATGGGCTGGGGCCTGACCAGTGGAATGGTCTCTCGGAGCTGGAGCGGTTTGCTCTCTGCAAGCTGGCCCGCCCCGGCCACGACCATCACAACCTGCCAGCGGCGCTGGTGGAGCTGTTTGCCCCGACCGGGGCCACCTCCTGA
- a CDS encoding anthranilate phosphoribosyltransferase family protein: protein MALPTGTLPNASPETGLNGHAPAAELLSGRERFKHYLQKVGSGEHTSRGLSREEAGHAMELMLNEEATPAQIGAFLIAHRIRRPEPQELAGMLDVYRRLGPSLHSAEPALCFSMPFDGRTRTAPIYPLTALALSAAGLPVVLQGGGRMPVKYGVPAIELFAALGLELQGLDLTTVQAGLTQHRLALVHQPDHFPLAESLTPIRDDLGKRPPVASLELLWTAHQGPHLLVSGFVHPPTESRAWKALELAGEAMAITVKGLEGSTDLPISRACITARAQGGDGERLILHPRDHGCYDHDALWQNLETWREQALAALGGQGPLATALIWNAGAYLWYGGVCQDLAAGVARATDLVQSGALLDQLRALIQWRHDAS, encoded by the coding sequence ATGGCGCTCCCTACCGGCACCCTGCCCAACGCCTCGCCTGAGACCGGACTGAACGGCCATGCCCCTGCTGCCGAGCTTCTGTCTGGCCGGGAGCGTTTCAAGCACTATCTGCAGAAGGTGGGCAGTGGCGAGCACACCAGCCGGGGGCTGAGCCGGGAGGAGGCCGGCCATGCGATGGAACTGATGCTGAACGAAGAGGCCACGCCGGCCCAGATCGGCGCCTTTCTGATCGCCCATCGGATCCGTCGGCCCGAGCCCCAGGAATTGGCCGGAATGCTGGATGTCTACCGGCGCCTGGGGCCGAGCCTGCACAGCGCCGAGCCTGCCCTCTGCTTCAGCATGCCCTTTGACGGCCGCACCCGCACGGCCCCCATTTACCCGCTCACCGCCCTGGCCCTGAGTGCGGCCGGGCTGCCCGTGGTACTGCAGGGGGGGGGGCGCATGCCGGTGAAATATGGCGTGCCGGCCATCGAGCTGTTCGCCGCCCTGGGGCTGGAGCTGCAGGGGCTGGACCTGACCACGGTGCAGGCAGGGCTGACGCAGCACCGCCTGGCCCTGGTGCACCAACCGGACCACTTCCCGCTGGCGGAGAGCCTCACGCCGATCCGCGACGACCTGGGCAAGCGCCCCCCCGTGGCCAGCCTCGAATTGCTCTGGACCGCCCATCAGGGCCCCCACCTGCTGGTGAGCGGCTTCGTGCATCCCCCCACCGAAAGCCGGGCCTGGAAGGCCCTGGAACTGGCCGGCGAGGCGATGGCCATCACGGTGAAAGGCCTCGAGGGCAGCACCGACCTGCCGATCAGCCGCGCCTGCATCACGGCCCGGGCCCAGGGAGGTGATGGGGAGCGCCTGATCCTTCACCCGCGCGACCACGGCTGTTACGACCACGATGCCCTCTGGCAGAATCTAGAGACCTGGCGCGAGCAGGCCCTGGCCGCTCTGGGTGGCCAGGGGCCCCTGGCCACCGCCCTGATCTGGAATGCCGGGGCCTATCTCTGGTATGGCGGTGTCTGCCAGGATCTGGCTGCAGGCGTGGCCCGCGCCACAGATCTGGTCCAGAGCGGAGCGCTGCTGGATCAGCTGCGTGCCCTGATCCAGTGGAGACACGATGCTTCCTGA
- a CDS encoding ferredoxin--nitrite reductase, which yields MSSSSTPAAPAPSSGLTKVEQAKADLCGLDLQPQLAELAAAGWDSLDEATLTIRLKWMGIFFRPVAPGRFMLRLRLPNGVVSAEQLVLLAEAVDRCGEHGSADITTRQNLQLRGLLFEDMAPLLEAMERVGLTSRQSGHDNPRNITGNPLAGIDPEEIVDTRPLVQAIQARLFQPDGPRNLPRKFNVAVGGAPDSFLLHNDLAFLPAHHAGELGFTVMVGGFFSAQRNELAIPLGLWLRADQLPDFALTVLLHFEQNGNRKLRNKSRLMYLIDDLGLETYRDTIKAAYGALAGGEAMASLQPHDGTHLVTRAPRDGLGWNAQAQEGLGWMGLHVPMGRLDAEGMLALAGLARQYGSGELRLTEAQNALIVNVPEASQEALLAEPLLQRFRPDPGHLQAEAVSCTGNAYCSFALIPTKSTAQELVEELERRVELPHGVRTHWTGCPNACGQPYMGQIGLMGAKTRKDGEMVEAVKIFLGGSMDADPRLAELHDKGVPLSDLPDVMEQLLVDRFGARRRE from the coding sequence ATGAGCTCTTCCAGCACCCCCGCTGCGCCTGCCCCCAGCTCCGGCCTCACCAAGGTGGAGCAGGCCAAGGCCGATCTCTGCGGCCTCGATCTGCAACCCCAGCTGGCTGAGCTGGCCGCCGCGGGCTGGGACAGCCTCGACGAGGCCACCCTCACCATCCGGCTGAAGTGGATGGGCATCTTCTTTCGGCCCGTCGCCCCCGGCCGTTTCATGCTGCGGCTGCGACTCCCGAACGGCGTGGTCAGCGCTGAGCAACTGGTGCTGCTCGCCGAGGCGGTGGATCGTTGCGGCGAGCACGGCAGCGCCGACATCACCACCCGCCAGAACCTGCAGCTGCGGGGCCTGCTGTTCGAGGACATGGCGCCGCTGTTGGAGGCCATGGAGCGGGTGGGCCTAACCAGTCGCCAGTCGGGACACGACAACCCGCGCAACATCACCGGCAACCCCCTGGCCGGCATCGATCCCGAGGAGATCGTCGACACGCGTCCCCTCGTGCAGGCGATTCAGGCGCGGCTGTTCCAGCCGGATGGCCCCCGCAACCTGCCGCGCAAGTTCAACGTGGCCGTCGGCGGTGCTCCCGACAGCTTCCTGCTCCACAACGACCTCGCCTTCCTGCCCGCCCATCACGCCGGCGAGCTCGGCTTCACCGTGATGGTGGGCGGCTTCTTCTCAGCCCAGCGCAACGAACTCGCCATCCCGCTCGGCCTGTGGCTGCGGGCTGATCAGCTGCCTGATTTTGCCCTCACGGTGCTGTTGCACTTCGAGCAGAACGGCAATCGCAAGCTGCGCAACAAGAGCCGGCTGATGTATCTGATCGATGATCTGGGGCTTGAGACCTACAGGGACACGATCAAGGCGGCCTATGGGGCGTTGGCCGGCGGCGAGGCGATGGCCTCGCTCCAGCCCCACGACGGCACGCACCTGGTGACACGGGCCCCCCGGGATGGCCTCGGCTGGAATGCCCAGGCCCAGGAGGGGCTCGGCTGGATGGGCCTGCACGTGCCGATGGGCCGTCTCGATGCCGAAGGGATGCTGGCCCTGGCCGGTCTGGCCCGGCAGTACGGCAGCGGTGAACTGCGGCTCACCGAGGCCCAGAACGCCCTGATCGTCAACGTGCCGGAAGCCAGCCAGGAGGCGCTGTTGGCCGAGCCGCTGCTGCAGCGCTTCCGCCCCGATCCCGGCCACCTGCAGGCCGAGGCTGTGAGCTGCACCGGCAACGCCTACTGCAGTTTTGCCCTGATCCCCACCAAGAGCACGGCCCAGGAGCTGGTGGAGGAGCTGGAGCGGCGGGTGGAGCTGCCCCATGGGGTGCGCACCCACTGGACCGGTTGTCCCAACGCCTGCGGCCAGCCCTACATGGGTCAGATCGGCCTGATGGGAGCCAAGACCCGCAAGGACGGCGAGATGGTGGAAGCCGTGAAGATCTTCCTCGGCGGCTCCATGGACGCCGACCCGAGGCTGGCTGAGCTGCATGACAAGGGTGTGCCTCTCAGCGACCTACCGGACGTGATGGAGCAGCTGCTGGTGGACCGCTTCGGAGCTCGCCGCCGCGAATAG
- a CDS encoding CbiX/SirB N-terminal domain-containing protein codes for MPADLPPMGCADRWSWLQRLRHQPELVAEDWLAALEAGVLGADQDLLAVLAERLDPPAQLRMLRWWRQQAKPDPALPAQVLRHLDGASAAWLLEQLAAGPAALAAELPPAVAAALLPLLGHQRQRQAWPVLQAWLQAPIARHLRRSALEGVARGLSVWPRAQLRVVLSALAAGDLDPQLAAPAVDLLARLPGARRALVPLRHCELDPQVAERLGRRLVATPVQPLLLVVHGRAGGQLPAELVALAAELECRRGAPVRLQALSAAAPPAASELLQPGQVLGLVPLLLLPGGHVRHDLPAIVRHWSAFARVQHWPFLGAWPRWQAALAKELAGLATQDARPLLLHHPLEGPLAARYLTSLERRTGAHCVATPYSADHLAQLKLTLAAPALALALAANRLTDQLAEQVGPPLLQRPGLRQLLLAELEGLP; via the coding sequence ATGCCGGCGGATCTGCCACCGATGGGCTGCGCGGATCGCTGGTCCTGGCTGCAAAGGTTGCGCCACCAGCCTGAGCTGGTTGCCGAAGACTGGCTGGCGGCGCTGGAGGCTGGAGTTCTGGGGGCAGACCAGGATCTTTTGGCCGTCCTGGCGGAGCGCCTGGATCCTCCGGCCCAGTTGCGAATGCTGCGCTGGTGGCGCCAGCAGGCCAAGCCCGATCCCGCCTTACCCGCCCAGGTGCTGCGCCACCTGGATGGGGCCAGTGCTGCCTGGTTGCTGGAGCAGCTGGCCGCTGGCCCGGCTGCCCTTGCTGCGGAGTTGCCCCCCGCTGTGGCGGCGGCCCTGCTTCCCTTGCTGGGTCACCAGCGCCAGCGTCAGGCCTGGCCGGTGCTGCAGGCCTGGTTGCAGGCGCCGATTGCCAGGCACCTGCGGCGCTCAGCGCTGGAGGGGGTGGCCCGGGGCCTGTCGGTGTGGCCCCGGGCCCAGCTGCGGGTTGTGCTCAGCGCCCTCGCCGCCGGCGACCTCGATCCCCAGCTGGCCGCCCCGGCGGTGGATCTGCTGGCCCGCCTGCCCGGAGCCCGCCGCGCCCTGGTGCCCCTGCGGCATTGTGAGCTCGATCCCCAGGTGGCCGAGCGCCTTGGTCGCCGCCTCGTGGCCACCCCCGTCCAACCCCTGCTACTGGTGGTGCATGGCCGCGCCGGCGGCCAGCTGCCTGCCGAGTTGGTGGCCCTGGCCGCCGAGCTGGAGTGCCGCCGTGGTGCGCCCGTGCGGCTGCAGGCCCTTTCGGCTGCGGCGCCGCCGGCGGCGAGCGAACTGCTGCAGCCGGGTCAGGTCCTCGGCTTGGTGCCGCTGCTGCTGCTGCCCGGCGGCCATGTGCGCCACGATTTGCCTGCGATTGTGCGCCATTGGTCGGCTTTTGCCCGCGTGCAGCACTGGCCCTTCCTGGGGGCCTGGCCCCGCTGGCAGGCCGCCCTCGCTAAAGAGCTGGCCGGATTGGCTACGCAGGATGCCCGGCCCTTACTGCTGCATCACCCCTTGGAGGGCCCCCTGGCAGCGCGGTATCTCACCAGCCTGGAGCGGCGCACCGGCGCCCACTGCGTCGCCACTCCATACAGTGCAGACCATCTCGCGCAGCTGAAGCTGACCCTTGCCGCTCCAGCTCTGGCCCTAGCCCTGGCCGCCAACCGGCTCACCGACCAGCTGGCCGAGCAGGTGGGTCCGCCGTTGCTGCAGCGGCCTGGGCTACGCCAGCTGTTGCTGGCTGAACTCGAGGGCCTGCCATGA
- the cobA gene encoding uroporphyrinogen-III C-methyltransferase, whose amino-acid sequence MSAPAQLGTVYLVGAGPGDPELLTLKAHRLLRQCDALVYDSLVPQALLNLVPQGCELHFVGKRRGHHSVPQPSTNAVLVELASRHRLIVRLKGGDPFLFGRGGEEAAHLAAKGVPVQVVPGVTAGIAAPAYAGIPVTHRRAGSSVTFVTGHEEIDKGRPGVNWRGLAQTSDGLVIYMGLHNLRRIAEELMAGGLAADTPAAVIQQGTVRGQRQLVTVLGELADRAEEQNFASPSIVVLGEVVAQRVPVCAPEPADVEMPIPF is encoded by the coding sequence ATGAGTGCCCCGGCCCAGCTCGGCACGGTTTATCTGGTGGGGGCGGGCCCCGGTGATCCGGAGCTGCTCACCCTCAAGGCCCACCGGCTGCTGCGCCAGTGCGACGCCCTCGTTTACGACTCCTTGGTGCCCCAGGCCCTGCTGAATCTGGTGCCCCAGGGTTGCGAGCTTCACTTTGTCGGTAAGCGCCGCGGTCACCATTCGGTGCCGCAGCCAAGCACCAACGCGGTGCTGGTGGAACTGGCCAGCCGCCATCGCCTGATCGTGCGTCTTAAGGGTGGTGATCCCTTTTTGTTTGGCCGCGGCGGCGAGGAGGCCGCCCACCTAGCCGCCAAGGGCGTGCCGGTGCAGGTGGTGCCTGGGGTAACCGCTGGCATCGCGGCTCCGGCCTATGCGGGTATTCCTGTAACCCACCGCCGAGCCGGCTCCAGCGTCACCTTCGTGACGGGCCACGAGGAAATCGATAAGGGCCGCCCAGGGGTGAACTGGCGCGGCCTGGCCCAGACCAGTGATGGCCTGGTGATCTACATGGGCTTGCACAACCTGCGCCGCATCGCTGAGGAGCTGATGGCGGGGGGCCTGGCGGCCGACACGCCGGCGGCGGTGATCCAGCAGGGCACGGTGCGCGGTCAGCGCCAGCTGGTGACCGTGCTCGGTGAGCTGGCCGACCGGGCTGAGGAGCAGAATTTCGCATCGCCCTCAATCGTGGTGCTGGGCGAAGTGGTGGCCCAGCGGGTGCCGGTCTGTGCCCCCGAGCCCGCTGATGTGGAGATGCCGATCCCCTTTTAA
- a CDS encoding redox protein yields MFELIPYEKFRDTPAVRFFDITVASSNARDLVIHAGPAVSPPDEEKTGAWQFYLHPHQEDNLLALHGGRTFYLVNLGWNYPYHIVRLETGGDILRIPPGTFHRSVSDHDGSVVLNQAVREEGASVVREFRVYNSRLIPRLFATTFKTAPLPKLHGVSW; encoded by the coding sequence ATGTTTGAGCTGATTCCCTACGAGAAGTTCCGCGATACCCCCGCCGTTCGTTTCTTTGATATCACCGTTGCCAGCTCCAATGCCCGCGATCTGGTGATCCATGCCGGCCCGGCGGTAAGCCCTCCGGATGAGGAGAAGACTGGTGCCTGGCAGTTTTATCTGCACCCCCACCAGGAAGATAATTTGTTGGCCCTGCACGGCGGCCGAACTTTTTACTTGGTTAATTTGGGCTGGAATTATCCATATCACATTGTTCGCCTAGAAACAGGTGGCGACATCCTGCGCATTCCTCCGGGAACTTTTCACCGCTCCGTTTCTGATCACGATGGTTCGGTGGTGCTTAATCAGGCTGTGCGCGAAGAGGGCGCCAGCGTGGTGCGGGAGTTTCGGGTTTACAACAGCCGCCTTATTCCCCGCTTATTTGCTACAACCTTTAAGACCGCTCCCCTGCCTAAGTTGCACGGGGTTAGTTGGTAG
- a CDS encoding transglutaminase family protein gives MRARVNHTFTYSYSAPVLLGPHRFCLKPRGQGFQRLLDFQLTISPQPGRQYPLVAASGDEIIRARFNGPADTFIVRASSLVETEPAPLLQVCLEGSEPMLPYPVGHLNGDLAGSLEGWLPNGQHDPAAVDMAQEALMGSDQRALMFLQQLVEIIQDRVKYTQRHVGPAWPAGRTLKERVGSCRDLAMLMVEACRCVGLPARFVSGYHLLEPKPESYDLHAWAEVYLPGAGWRGFDPSGIGVIDDRYITLATSSKPELTAAITGSFSGPNGVESLMEWSIEADIQEPATTMQSV, from the coding sequence ATGCGTGCCCGCGTAAACCACACCTTCACCTACAGCTACAGCGCACCCGTGCTGCTTGGCCCCCATCGCTTCTGCCTCAAACCCAGGGGGCAGGGGTTCCAGCGCCTGCTGGATTTCCAGCTGACGATCAGCCCCCAGCCCGGACGCCAATACCCCCTGGTGGCCGCCAGCGGCGATGAAATCATCCGGGCCCGCTTCAATGGGCCCGCGGATACGTTCATCGTGCGGGCCAGCAGCCTGGTGGAAACGGAACCGGCACCACTGCTGCAGGTTTGCCTCGAGGGCAGCGAGCCGATGCTGCCCTACCCGGTGGGCCACCTGAATGGGGACCTGGCCGGCAGCCTGGAGGGCTGGCTGCCCAATGGCCAGCACGATCCAGCCGCGGTGGACATGGCCCAGGAAGCCCTGATGGGCAGCGACCAACGGGCGCTGATGTTTCTGCAACAGCTGGTGGAGATCATTCAAGACCGGGTCAAGTACACCCAGCGACACGTGGGTCCGGCCTGGCCCGCCGGCCGCACCCTCAAGGAAAGGGTGGGGTCCTGCCGAGACCTGGCCATGCTGATGGTGGAGGCCTGCCGCTGCGTGGGTTTACCGGCCCGCTTCGTGAGCGGCTACCACCTACTCGAACCAAAGCCGGAGAGCTACGACCTGCACGCCTGGGCCGAGGTGTATCTACCCGGTGCTGGCTGGCGGGGCTTTGATCCGAGCGGCATAGGCGTGATCGACGATCGCTACATCACCCTGGCCACCTCATCCAAGCCGGAGCTGACCGCCGCCATCACCGGCAGCTTTTCAGGGCCGAATGGCGTTGAAAGCTTGATGGAATGGAGCATTGAGGCAGACATCCAAGAGCCGGCCACAACTATGCAGTCCGTTTAG
- a CDS encoding alpha-E domain-containing protein translates to MLSRVADSLYWINRYVERAENISRFVEVSEAMALDCPPGSAEPWLPLVDASGDRELFDRLYPEGRPEQVVEFLVRAEANPNSVVNCIAIARENARQIRDVITTEMWEQLNDIYWTLFDNKGFWDQPPQEQLRDIRRSCQLFYGITDATLSRDLSWQFSRLGRVLERAEKTTRILDVKYFLLLPSPDEVGGVLDELQWISLLRSAGAYQMFRQSQQQAIEPKAVAAFLLLDPIFPRSVRYCLGRIDETLRIVRGQAVPGAPDELECLSGLTLARWSYTSIDELIAGGLHESIDYLQSDLNRLHDLVEQRYFIADSACVPA, encoded by the coding sequence ATGCTGAGCCGCGTCGCCGACTCCCTTTATTGGATCAACCGCTATGTGGAGCGGGCCGAAAACATCTCCCGGTTTGTGGAGGTGAGCGAAGCCATGGCCCTCGACTGCCCGCCCGGCAGCGCCGAACCCTGGCTGCCCCTGGTTGATGCCAGTGGCGATCGGGAGCTGTTCGACCGTCTTTATCCGGAAGGACGCCCGGAGCAGGTGGTGGAGTTTCTGGTGCGCGCCGAAGCCAATCCCAACAGCGTGGTGAACTGCATCGCCATCGCCCGCGAAAACGCACGCCAAATCCGCGATGTAATCACCACAGAGATGTGGGAGCAGCTCAACGACATCTATTGGACGCTGTTCGACAACAAGGGCTTTTGGGATCAGCCGCCCCAAGAGCAACTTCGCGACATCCGCCGCTCCTGCCAACTTTTCTATGGCATCACGGACGCCACCTTGAGCCGCGACCTCTCCTGGCAATTCAGTCGCCTGGGGCGGGTGCTGGAGCGGGCTGAAAAGACCACCCGCATCCTCGATGTCAAATACTTTCTGCTGTTGCCCTCCCCGGATGAGGTGGGCGGTGTGCTGGATGAACTGCAGTGGATCTCGCTGCTGCGCAGCGCCGGGGCCTATCAGATGTTCCGCCAGTCCCAGCAGCAGGCGATCGAACCGAAAGCCGTGGCCGCCTTTCTCCTACTGGATCCGATCTTTCCCCGGTCGGTGCGCTATTGCCTAGGGCGCATCGACGAAACCCTGCGCATCGTGCGGGGCCAGGCCGTGCCTGGTGCCCCCGATGAGCTCGAATGCCTCAGCGGGCTCACCCTGGCCCGCTGGAGCTACACCAGCATCGACGAGCTGATCGCCGGGGGATTGCACGAGTCGATCGACTATCTGCAAAGCGATCTCAACCGGCTCCATGATTTGGTCGAGCAGCGCTACTTCATCGCCGACTCCGCATGCGTGCCCGCGTAA